Proteins from a genomic interval of Streptococcus sp. D7B5:
- a CDS encoding ComF family protein, translating into MNCLLCGQTTKSELTFSSLFLLKDDCSYLCSACASSFEKIGENYCPNCMKTGMSTKCQDCKLWCKEGIQVDHKAIFTYNQAMKDFFSRYKFDGDFLLRKVFAPVLANELKKYGDYQFVLIPLSPGRLLERGFNQVEGLVEAAGFSFKDILGKREESASSSKSRLERLATEIPFFIKDGISLPKKILLIDDIYTTGATVNRVKRLLEEAGALEVKTFSLVR; encoded by the coding sequence ATGAACTGTTTACTATGTGGCCAGACTACAAAGAGTGAGCTGACTTTTAGCAGTCTCTTCCTTTTGAAGGATGACTGCAGTTATCTTTGCTCAGCTTGTGCTTCTAGTTTTGAGAAGATTGGTGAGAATTATTGCCCAAACTGTATGAAAACAGGCATGTCAACTAAGTGTCAAGATTGTAAACTTTGGTGTAAAGAAGGAATTCAGGTTGATCATAAGGCAATCTTTACCTATAATCAAGCTATGAAAGACTTTTTCAGTCGATATAAGTTTGATGGAGATTTTCTGCTTAGAAAGGTTTTTGCTCCTGTACTTGCTAATGAGTTGAAAAAGTATGGAGACTATCAATTTGTGTTGATTCCCCTAAGTCCTGGAAGATTGCTTGAGAGGGGATTTAACCAGGTTGAAGGTTTGGTTGAGGCAGCAGGCTTTTCTTTTAAAGATATATTAGGAAAAAGAGAAGAGAGCGCTAGTTCTTCTAAAAGTCGTTTGGAAAGGTTAGCTACTGAAATTCCATTTTTTATTAAAGATGGTATCTCACTTCCTAAGAAGATTTTGCTGATTGATGACATCTATACAACAGGGGCAACTGTGAATCGAGTGAAACGACTTTTGGAAGAAGCAGGTGCTTTGGAAGTTAAAACTTTTTCCCTTGTAAGATGA
- a CDS encoding acetyl-CoA C-acetyltransferase, with translation MKDVVIVSAVRTPIGSFGGSLKNVSAVDLGALVVKSALEKANVKPEQVDEVIMGNVLGAGLGQNVARQMSIHAGLPEFTPAFTINKVCGSGLKAVQLAAQAIQCGDANIIVAGGAENMSQATYVMPSFRWGGRMGDSKVVDTMIKDGLSDAFNEYHMGITAENVAEKYGISREEQDALALESQKRAVAAIESGRFKEEIVQVVIPQRKGDPIVFDTDEYPRKDASLESLSKLGPVFKKDGSVTAGNASGINDGAAAVLMMSAEKAEELGLSVIAHIRSYANAGLDPKMMGCGPIYATRKALEKGNLTVEDLDLIESNEAFAAQACAVGKTLGFNTDIVNVNGGAIALGHPIGASGCRILVTLLHEMMKRDAKTGLATLCIGGGMGTALIVER, from the coding sequence ATGAAAGACGTGGTGATTGTTTCAGCAGTGCGAACTCCAATAGGCTCCTTTGGAGGAAGTTTGAAGAATGTTTCAGCTGTTGATTTGGGAGCTTTGGTTGTTAAGAGTGCTTTGGAAAAAGCCAATGTCAAACCAGAGCAGGTAGACGAAGTGATTATGGGGAATGTACTAGGCGCAGGTTTAGGTCAAAACGTAGCTCGTCAAATGAGCATTCATGCAGGACTCCCTGAATTTACACCAGCCTTTACTATCAACAAGGTTTGTGGTTCCGGTTTGAAGGCAGTGCAGTTGGCTGCTCAAGCAATTCAGTGTGGCGATGCAAATATTATCGTAGCTGGTGGTGCAGAAAACATGAGTCAGGCGACATACGTTATGCCAAGCTTCCGTTGGGGCGGCCGTATGGGCGATTCAAAAGTGGTAGATACCATGATTAAGGACGGTTTGTCTGATGCTTTTAACGAATACCATATGGGGATTACAGCTGAGAATGTGGCTGAAAAATATGGCATCAGTCGAGAAGAGCAAGATGCCCTTGCTTTAGAGTCACAAAAACGAGCAGTTGCAGCTATAGAATCTGGTCGTTTTAAAGAAGAGATTGTGCAAGTTGTCATTCCTCAACGCAAAGGCGATCCTATCGTTTTTGATACAGATGAATATCCTAGAAAAGATGCTAGCTTGGAGAGCCTGTCTAAGCTAGGTCCGGTTTTCAAAAAAGACGGTTCTGTCACAGCGGGAAATGCCTCAGGCATCAATGACGGAGCAGCCGCTGTCTTGATGATGAGTGCTGAAAAAGCTGAAGAATTAGGACTTTCAGTGATTGCCCACATTCGTTCGTATGCAAATGCAGGTTTGGATCCTAAGATGATGGGATGTGGACCGATTTATGCGACTCGCAAGGCTCTTGAAAAAGGCAATTTGACAGTTGAAGATCTCGACTTGATTGAGTCAAATGAAGCCTTTGCTGCCCAGGCTTGTGCGGTTGGTAAAACACTTGGTTTCAACACAGATATTGTCAACGTCAATGGTGGCGCCATTGCTCTTGGTCACCCAATTGGGGCTTCCGGTTGCCGTATCCTAGTAACGCTGCTACATGAGATGATGAAACGTGATGCTAAAACTGGCTTAGCAACTCTCTGTATCGGAGGAGGGATGGGGACTGCCCTTATCGTGGAACGTTAG
- a CDS encoding DEAD/DEAH box helicase, producing the protein MKVNPNYLGRLFTEKELTKEERQMAVKLPAMRKEKGKLFCQRCNSSILEEWHLPVGAYYCRECLLMKRVRSDQALYYFPQEDFPKQDVLKWRGQLTPFQEKVSEGLLQAVDKQEPTLVHAVTGAGKTEMIYQVVAKVINEGGAVCLASPRIDVCLELYKRLQNDFACEIALIHGESEPYFRTPLVVATTHQLLKFYHAFDLLIVDEVDAFPYVDNSVLYYAVNKCVKEEGLRIFLTATSTDELDKKVRTGELKRLSLPRRFHGNPLIIPKPVWLSDFNCYLDKSQLSPKLKTYIEKQRRTGFPLLLFASEIQKGEKLKEILQEQFPNENIGFVSSVTVDRLEQVQAFRDGELTILISTTILERGVTFPCVDVFVVEANHRLFTKSSLIQIGGRVGRSMDRPTGELLFFHDGLNASIKKAIKEIKQMNKEAGL; encoded by the coding sequence ATGAAAGTAAATCCAAATTACCTCGGTCGCTTGTTTACTGAGAAAGAATTAACGAAAGAAGAACGTCAGATGGCGGTGAAACTGCCGGCAATGAGAAAAGAGAAAGGGAAACTGTTTTGTCAACGTTGTAATAGTAGTATTCTAGAAGAATGGCATTTACCTGTAGGTGCTTACTATTGTAGGGAGTGTTTATTGATGAAGAGGGTCAGGAGTGATCAAGCTTTATACTATTTTCCGCAGGAGGATTTTCCTAAGCAAGACGTCCTCAAATGGCGTGGTCAGTTAACACCTTTTCAAGAAAAAGTTTCAGAGGGACTTCTTCAAGCGGTAGACAAGCAAGAGCCAACCTTGGTTCACGCTGTAACAGGAGCGGGAAAGACAGAGATGATTTATCAAGTTGTGGCTAAAGTGATTAATGAAGGTGGTGCAGTTTGTTTAGCCAGCCCTCGAATTGATGTGTGTTTGGAGCTGTATAAACGACTGCAGAATGACTTTGCTTGTGAGATAGCACTAATTCATGGTGAGTCAGAACCCTATTTTCGAACACCACTAGTTGTTGCAACGACTCATCAGCTGTTAAAATTTTATCATGCTTTTGACTTGCTGATAGTGGATGAAGTAGATGCCTTTCCTTATGTTGACAACTCTGTTCTTTACTATGCTGTAAACAAATGTGTAAAGGAGGAGGGGTTAAGGATATTTCTTACAGCGACCTCTACAGATGAGTTAGATAAAAAGGTTCGCACTGGAGAATTAAAAAGGTTAAGCTTGCCAAGACGATTTCATGGAAATCCATTGATTATTCCAAAGCCAGTTTGGTTATCGGATTTTAATTGTTATTTAGATAAGAGTCAGTTATCTCCAAAGTTAAAAACCTATATAGAGAAACAGAGGAGGACCGGTTTTCCATTACTGCTTTTTGCATCAGAAATTCAGAAAGGTGAGAAGTTGAAAGAAATCCTGCAGGAGCAGTTCCCGAATGAGAATATTGGTTTTGTGTCCTCTGTTACAGTAGATCGATTAGAGCAGGTGCAAGCTTTTCGAGATGGAGAACTAACAATACTGATCAGTACAACAATATTGGAACGCGGAGTCACCTTCCCTTGTGTGGATGTTTTCGTAGTAGAAGCTAATCATCGACTCTTTACCAAGTCTAGCTTGATTCAGATTGGTGGTCGAGTTGGACGTAGTATGGACAGACCAACTGGTGAGTTGCTCTTCTTTCATGATGGGTTAAATGCTTCCATCAAGAAGGCAATCAAGGAAATCAAGCAGATGAACAAGGAGGCGGGATTATGA
- the tsf gene encoding translation elongation factor Ts produces MAEITAKLVKELREKSGAGVMDAKKALVETDGDIEKAIELLREKGMAKAAKKADRVAAEGLTGVYVNGNVAAVVEVNAETDFVAKNAQFVDLVNATAKVIAEGKPANNEEALALTMPSGETLEAAYVSATATIGEKISFRRFALIEKTDAQHFGAYQHNGGRIGVISVIEGGDEALAKQISMHIAAMKPTVLSYKELDEQFVKDELAQLNHVIDQDNESRAMVGKPALPHLKYGSKAQLTDEVIAQAEADIKAELAAEGKPEKIWDKIIPGKMDRFMLDNTKVDQAYTLLAQVYIMDDSKTVEAYLESVNASVVEFARFEVGEGIEKAANDFEAEVAATMAAALNN; encoded by the coding sequence ATGGCAGAAATTACAGCTAAACTTGTAAAAGAGTTGCGTGAAAAATCTGGTGCCGGTGTTATGGACGCTAAAAAAGCGCTTGTAGAAACAGACGGTGACATCGAAAAAGCGATTGAATTGCTTCGTGAAAAAGGTATGGCGAAAGCAGCTAAGAAAGCTGACCGCGTTGCTGCAGAAGGTTTGACTGGTGTTTATGTTAACGGTAACGTTGCAGCAGTAGTTGAAGTAAACGCTGAAACTGACTTCGTTGCGAAAAACGCTCAATTCGTTGACTTGGTAAATGCTACAGCTAAAGTAATTGCTGAAGGAAAACCAGCTAACAATGAAGAAGCTCTCGCTTTGACAATGCCTTCAGGTGAAACTCTTGAAGCAGCGTATGTATCTGCAACAGCAACTATCGGAGAAAAAATCTCATTCCGTCGTTTTGCTTTGATTGAAAAAACAGATGCACAACACTTTGGAGCTTACCAACACAATGGTGGCCGTATCGGTGTTATCTCTGTTATTGAAGGTGGAGACGAAGCTCTTGCTAAACAAATCTCAATGCACATTGCTGCGATGAAACCAACAGTTCTTTCTTACAAAGAATTGGATGAGCAATTTGTTAAAGATGAGTTGGCTCAATTGAACCACGTAATTGATCAAGACAACGAAAGCCGTGCAATGGTTGGTAAACCAGCCCTTCCACACTTGAAGTATGGATCAAAGGCACAATTGACTGATGAAGTGATTGCTCAAGCAGAAGCTGACATCAAAGCTGAGTTGGCTGCAGAAGGCAAACCAGAAAAAATCTGGGACAAAATCATCCCAGGTAAAATGGATCGCTTCATGCTTGACAACACTAAGGTTGACCAAGCGTACACACTTCTTGCACAAGTCTACATCATGGACGATAGTAAGACAGTTGAAGCATACCTTGAATCAGTTAACGCTTCAGTAGTTGAGTTCGCTCGCTTTGAAGTTGGTGAAGGTATCGAAAAAGCTGCGAACGACTTCGAAGCAGAAGTTGCAGCTACAATGGCAGCAGCCTTGAATAACTAA
- the cysK gene encoding cysteine synthase A, with protein MTIYNNITELIGQTPIVKLNNIVPEGAADVYVKLEAFNPGSSVKDRIALSMIEKAEQDGILKPGATIVEATSGNTGIGLSWVGAAKGYKVVIVMPETMSVERRKIIQAYGAELVLTPGSEGMKGAIAKAQEIAAERDGFLPLQFNNPANPEVHERTTGAEILAAFGSDGLDAFVGGVGTGGTISGVSHALKAANSNIQIFAVEADESAILSGEKPGPHKIQGISAGFIPETLDTEAYDGIVRVTSDDALALGREIGGKEGFLVGISSAAAIYGAIEVAKKLGAGKKVLALAPDNGERYLSTALYEFEV; from the coding sequence ATGACTATTTACAATAATATTACTGAACTAATCGGACAAACACCAATTGTTAAACTCAACAATATTGTTCCAGAGGGTGCTGCAGACGTCTATGTTAAACTAGAGGCCTTTAACCCAGGATCTTCAGTCAAAGACCGTATTGCCCTTAGCATGATTGAAAAGGCTGAGCAGGATGGCATTCTAAAACCCGGTGCTACTATTGTTGAAGCAACAAGTGGAAATACTGGAATCGGTCTTTCATGGGTTGGTGCTGCTAAAGGATATAAAGTTGTTATCGTCATGCCAGAAACGATGAGTGTGGAACGACGTAAGATTATCCAAGCCTATGGCGCTGAACTCGTCCTTACACCTGGTAGCGAAGGTATGAAAGGTGCGATTGCCAAAGCCCAAGAAATCGCAGCCGAACGCGATGGTTTTCTGCCTCTCCAGTTTAACAATCCAGCTAATCCTGAAGTACACGAAAGAACAACAGGAGCTGAAATACTGGCTGCTTTCGGTTCTGATGGGCTAGATGCTTTTGTAGGTGGTGTTGGTACTGGTGGAACGATTTCGGGCGTTTCTCATGCACTTAAAGCTGCAAATTCCAACATTCAAATTTTTGCTGTTGAAGCTGATGAATCTGCTATTCTGTCTGGCGAAAAACCAGGACCTCATAAAATTCAAGGTATCTCCGCTGGATTTATTCCTGAAACACTTGATACAGAAGCCTATGACGGTATCGTCCGTGTAACATCAGATGATGCTCTTGCACTTGGTCGTGAGATTGGCGGAAAAGAAGGCTTCCTTGTTGGTATTTCTTCAGCTGCAGCGATTTACGGGGCAATTGAGGTTGCCAAGAAATTAGGTGCAGGTAAAAAAGTCCTTGCGCTTGCACCAGATAACGGAGAACGTTACCTATCTACAGCACTCTATGAATTCGAAGTCTAG
- the raiA gene encoding ribosome-associated translation inhibitor RaiA — MIKYSIRGENLEVTEAIRDYVVSKLEKIEKYFQPEQELDARVNLKVYREKTAKVEVTIPLGSITLRAEDISQDMYGSIDLVTDKIERQIRKNKTKIERKNKNKVATSQLFTDALVEDANVVQPKVVRSKQIDLKPMDLEEALLQMDLLGHDFFIYVDVEDQTTNVLYRREDGEVGLLEVKES; from the coding sequence ATGATTAAATATAGTATCCGTGGTGAAAACCTAGAAGTAACAGAAGCAATTCGTGATTATGTAGTTTCTAAACTCGAAAAGATCGAAAAGTATTTTCAACCTGAGCAGGAGTTGGATGCACGTGTAAACTTGAAAGTTTACCGTGAAAAAACAGCAAAGGTTGAAGTAACAATTCCGCTTGGATCTATCACTCTTCGTGCTGAAGATATTTCTCAAGATATGTATGGTTCTATCGATCTTGTAACAGATAAAATTGAACGTCAGATTCGTAAAAATAAAACTAAAATCGAACGTAAGAATAAAAATAAAGTTGCGACAAGTCAACTCTTTACAGATGCTCTGGTTGAAGATGCAAATGTTGTGCAACCAAAAGTCGTTCGTTCAAAACAAATTGATTTGAAGCCAATGGATTTAGAAGAAGCCCTTCTTCAAATGGATTTATTGGGGCATGATTTCTTTATCTATGTAGATGTAGAAGATCAAACAACTAATGTTTTGTATCGCCGTGAAGATGGTGAAGTCGGTTTGTTAGAAGTAAAAGAATCATAA
- a CDS encoding aminoacyltransferase: MFTYKINVDVKEWDLFLENHPQGNLLQSSDWYKIKNTWGNERVGFYKDNQLVGVANILIQPLPLGLSMFYIPRGPVIDYEDKELLKFVLLTLKKLAKKSHAIMVKFDPSLFISRGLIGQETVQNSMTLEIVEELKKNKVHWTGLTKDMAENIQPRFQANIHKENFSLDQLSKSTRQAIRTARNKGLEVKFGGLDLLDEFSFLMKKTESRKNISLRDKDYYQKLLTTYPSHSFITLSYLDLPNRLKEVEKQFEKNLKTAQKFTDKTKEGKVKDNQQERNRLEEEISFLKSYIDRGDSVVPLSGTLTIEFGKTSENLYAGMNEEFRHYQPAIPTWFETAQHSFERGAETHNMGGIENNLEGGLINFKSKFNPTIEEFAGEFNYPTSSLYFLFNLAYKIRKKLRSR; the protein is encoded by the coding sequence ATGTTTACGTATAAAATAAATGTTGATGTTAAAGAGTGGGATTTATTTTTAGAAAATCATCCTCAAGGAAATTTATTGCAGAGTAGTGATTGGTACAAGATAAAGAATACTTGGGGGAATGAGAGAGTTGGCTTTTATAAAGACAATCAATTAGTTGGAGTAGCAAATATCTTAATTCAGCCGCTACCATTAGGACTTTCTATGTTCTACATTCCACGAGGTCCAGTAATTGATTATGAAGATAAAGAACTTCTGAAATTTGTTCTTTTAACGTTGAAAAAACTTGCTAAAAAAAGCCATGCAATAATGGTTAAATTTGACCCAAGTCTATTTATCAGTAGAGGTCTTATTGGCCAAGAAACTGTCCAAAATTCTATGACTTTAGAAATTGTTGAAGAACTGAAAAAAAATAAAGTTCATTGGACAGGCTTAACAAAGGATATGGCAGAAAATATACAACCACGTTTTCAAGCTAATATTCATAAAGAAAATTTTTCACTGGATCAACTTTCTAAGTCTACTAGACAGGCCATCCGAACTGCAAGAAATAAAGGATTGGAAGTAAAATTTGGTGGACTCGATTTATTAGATGAATTTTCATTTTTAATGAAGAAAACAGAGTCTCGTAAGAACATTAGTTTACGAGACAAAGATTACTATCAAAAGTTACTGACTACTTATCCTAGCCACTCCTTTATCACACTGAGCTACTTAGATCTACCTAATAGATTGAAAGAAGTTGAGAAGCAATTCGAAAAGAATCTAAAAACAGCGCAGAAGTTTACAGATAAAACGAAAGAAGGTAAAGTAAAAGATAATCAGCAAGAGAGAAATCGATTAGAAGAAGAAATTTCTTTTCTTAAGAGCTATATTGATAGAGGAGATAGTGTTGTCCCATTGTCTGGTACTTTAACTATCGAATTTGGGAAAACTTCTGAAAACTTATATGCTGGAATGAATGAAGAATTTAGACACTATCAACCTGCTATTCCTACATGGTTTGAGACAGCTCAACATTCTTTTGAACGAGGGGCTGAGACTCATAATATGGGTGGAATTGAAAACAACTTAGAGGGTGGGTTAATTAACTTTAAATCCAAGTTTAATCCTACTATCGAAGAATTTGCTGGTGAGTTTAATTATCCAACTAGTTCATTATATTTCTTGTTTAATCTAGCTTATAAAATTCGTAAGAAACTTCGAAGTAGATAG
- a CDS encoding YigZ family protein, which translates to MEFRTIKEDGQVQEEIKKSRFICHAKRVYSEAEARDFITAIKKEHYKATHNCSAFIVGERSEIKRTSDDGEPSGTAGVPMLGVLENHNLTNVCVVVTRYFGGIKLGAGGLIRAYAGSVALAVKEIGIIEIKEQAGIAIQMSYAQYQEYSNFLREHKLTEIETNFTDQIDTIIYVDKEEKENIKSALVEFFNGKVTLTDQGLREVEVPVNLV; encoded by the coding sequence ATGGAATTTAGAACAATTAAAGAGGACGGGCAAGTCCAAGAAGAAATCAAAAAGTCCCGCTTTATCTGTCACGCAAAGCGTGTCTATAGTGAAGCAGAAGCTCGTGACTTTATCACTGCTATCAAAAAAGAACACTACAAAGCCACCCATAACTGCTCTGCTTTTATTGTAGGGGAACGCAGTGAAATCAAGCGTACGAGTGATGATGGTGAGCCTAGTGGTACTGCTGGAGTCCCTATGCTTGGCGTCTTAGAAAATCATAATCTTACGAATGTCTGCGTAGTAGTTACTCGTTACTTTGGTGGAATTAAGTTAGGCGCTGGCGGTTTGATTCGCGCTTACGCAGGAAGTGTAGCCTTGGCTGTCAAAGAAATAGGCATTATTGAAATCAAAGAGCAAGCTGGCATAGCCATTCAGATGTCTTACGCTCAGTATCAAGAATATAGCAATTTTCTTAGAGAACATAAACTCACGGAAATCGAGACAAACTTTACAGATCAAATCGATACCATAATTTATGTTGATAAGGAAGAGAAAGAAAATATCAAGTCTGCTCTTGTAGAGTTTTTTAATGGAAAGGTTACTTTAACGGATCAAGGTTTACGAGAAGTTGAAGTTCCTGTAAACTTAGTGTAA
- the mreD gene encoding rod shape-determining protein MreD yields MRLFKQVGIFFLLPVVVLIDAHIGQLVESFFPHFHLASHFLFLFLLFETIEVSEYLYLAYCCIVGLVYDIYFFHLIGIATLLFIVIGASLHKFNSVILTNRWTRMLTIIVISFLFDMGSYLLALVVGLTVDSMPVFIVYSLVPSMILNFLWMAIFQYIFEKFYL; encoded by the coding sequence ATGAGACTGTTTAAACAAGTTGGTATTTTCTTTTTACTCCCTGTTGTCGTTCTAATTGATGCTCATATTGGTCAATTGGTGGAATCCTTCTTCCCCCACTTTCATTTGGCCAGTCATTTTCTTTTCTTGTTTCTCTTATTTGAGACAATCGAGGTGTCAGAGTATCTCTATCTAGCCTATTGTTGTATAGTGGGTTTGGTTTACGATATTTATTTTTTCCACTTGATTGGAATTGCCACGCTTTTGTTTATCGTGATTGGTGCTTCGCTCCATAAGTTTAACAGCGTGATATTGACGAATCGTTGGACAAGGATGTTGACCATTATTGTAATCAGTTTTCTGTTTGATATGGGGAGTTATCTTCTTGCTTTGGTTGTGGGATTGACGGTAGATTCCATGCCAGTCTTCATTGTCTATAGTCTTGTCCCATCAATGATTCTGAACTTCTTATGGATGGCGATTTTCCAATATATTTTTGAAAAATTTTATCTATGA
- a CDS encoding CHAP domain-containing protein, with product MKKKILASLLLSTVLVSQAEVLTTVHAETTDEKIAAQDSKISDLSAKQKEAQKEVDEIQTQVTAIQTQQASLQAENETLQAESKKLEGEITELSKNIVARNDSLEKQARSAQTNGAATSYINTIVNSKSITEAISRVAAMSEIVSANNKMLEQQKADKKSIAEKQVANNEAINTVIANQQTLADDAQTLTTKQAELKVAELNLAAEKATAEGEKATLLEQKATAEAEAKAAAEAEAAYKARQTSQQQSVVASGNTTLSDQVQAASSSSSDDDSSYTPAPAPTVTRTRPTYSSNASSYPVGQCTWGAKTLAPWAGDYWGNGGQWAASAAAAGFRTGSTPQVGAIASWDDGGYGHVAVVTAVESSTRIQVSECNYDGSGTQPIGNYRGWFNPTASRGTVRYIYPN from the coding sequence ATGAAGAAAAAAATCTTAGCGTCACTTTTGTTAAGTACAGTATTGGTTTCACAAGCGGAGGTATTAACAACTGTTCATGCTGAAACAACTGATGAAAAAATTGCTGCTCAAGATAGTAAAATTAGTGACTTGTCAGCTAAACAAAAAGAAGCTCAAAAAGAAGTAGATGAAATCCAAACGCAAGTTACAGCTATTCAAACACAACAAGCAAGCTTGCAAGCTGAAAATGAAACACTTCAAGCTGAGTCTAAGAAACTTGAAGGAGAAATTACAGAGCTTTCTAAGAACATTGTTGCTCGTAATGACTCATTGGAAAAACAAGCACGTAGCGCACAAACAAATGGTGCTGCAACTAGCTACATCAACACAATTGTAAACTCAAAATCAATTACTGAAGCTATTTCACGTGTTGCAGCTATGAGCGAGATTGTATCAGCTAACAATAAAATGTTGGAACAACAAAAGGCTGATAAAAAATCAATTGCTGAAAAACAAGTTGCGAATAACGAAGCTATCAATACCGTAATTGCCAACCAACAAACTCTTGCTGACGATGCACAAACATTGACAACAAAGCAAGCTGAGTTGAAAGTTGCTGAGTTGAACCTTGCTGCTGAGAAAGCAACTGCAGAAGGTGAGAAAGCAACATTGTTGGAACAAAAAGCAACAGCTGAGGCAGAAGCGAAAGCAGCAGCTGAGGCAGAGGCAGCTTATAAAGCACGTCAAACAAGCCAACAACAATCAGTTGTTGCTTCTGGAAATACAACACTTTCAGATCAAGTGCAAGCAGCTTCAAGCTCTTCATCAGATGATGATTCAAGCTACACTCCAGCACCTGCTCCAACTGTAACTAGAACTCGTCCAACATATAGCTCAAATGCTTCAAGTTATCCTGTAGGTCAATGTACATGGGGTGCTAAGACCTTGGCTCCATGGGCCGGTGATTATTGGGGTAATGGTGGTCAGTGGGCAGCTAGTGCAGCGGCTGCAGGTTTCCGTACAGGTTCTACACCACAAGTTGGCGCAATTGCTTCATGGGATGATGGAGGATACGGTCACGTAGCAGTTGTTACAGCAGTTGAATCATCAACTCGTATTCAAGTTTCTGAGTGTAACTATGATGGCAGTGGAACTCAACCAATCGGAAATTATCGTGGATGGTTTAATCCGACAGCATCAAGAGGTACTGTAAGATACATTTATCCAAACTAA
- the rpsB gene encoding 30S ribosomal protein S2 → MAVISMKQLLEAGVHFGHQTRRWNPKMAKYIFTERNGIHVIDLQQTVKYADQAYDFMRDAAANDAVVLFVGTKKQAADAVKEEAERSGQYYINHRWLGGTLTNWGTIQKRIARLKEIKRMEEEGIFDVLPKKEVALLNKQRARLEKFLGGIEDMPRIPDVMYVVDPHKEQIAVKEAKKLGIPVVAMVDTNTDPDDIDVIIPANDDAIRAVKLITAKLADAIIEGRQGEDAAAVEAEFAASEAQADSIEEIVEVVEGDNA, encoded by the coding sequence ATGGCAGTAATTTCAATGAAACAACTTCTTGAGGCTGGTGTACACTTTGGTCACCAAACTCGTCGCTGGAACCCTAAGATGGCTAAGTACATCTTCACTGAGCGTAACGGAATCCACGTTATCGACTTGCAACAAACTGTAAAATACGCTGACCAAGCTTACGACTTTATGCGTGATGCAGCAGCTAACGATGCAGTTGTATTGTTTGTTGGTACTAAGAAACAAGCTGCTGACGCTGTTAAAGAAGAAGCAGAACGTTCAGGTCAATACTACATCAACCACCGTTGGTTGGGTGGAACTCTTACTAACTGGGGAACTATCCAAAAACGTATTGCTCGTTTGAAAGAAATCAAACGTATGGAAGAAGAAGGAATCTTCGACGTTCTTCCTAAGAAAGAAGTTGCACTTCTTAACAAACAACGTGCACGTCTTGAAAAATTCTTGGGTGGTATCGAAGACATGCCTCGTATCCCAGATGTAATGTACGTAGTTGACCCACATAAAGAGCAAATCGCTGTTAAAGAAGCTAAAAAATTGGGAATCCCAGTTGTAGCGATGGTTGACACAAACACTGATCCAGATGATATCGATGTAATCATCCCAGCTAACGATGACGCTATCCGCGCAGTTAAATTGATCACAGCTAAATTGGCTGACGCTATCATCGAAGGACGTCAAGGTGAAGATGCAGCAGCAGTTGAAGCAGAATTTGCAGCTTCAGAAGCTCAAGCAGACTCAATCGAAGAAATCGTTGAAGTTGTAGAAGGCGACAACGCTTAA
- a CDS encoding PH domain-containing protein, with product MAFGKFIQGLAGNFSEQNKGVLIKEYGQYLLENEEIQSGYKLIRDAIIFTNIRIIFTDKQGATGRKMSVKSLFLMNIVNVEMETAGAGIDDSEITITYLENVFLKAHNEHFSYHKFEFPKKTDILPLYSYLLELAYHNRLKINGLDL from the coding sequence ATGGCATTTGGGAAATTTATTCAAGGACTTGCTGGTAACTTCAGTGAGCAAAACAAAGGAGTTCTTATCAAAGAATATGGTCAATACCTACTAGAGAATGAAGAAATCCAAAGTGGATATAAGCTCATTCGTGACGCAATCATCTTTACAAATATTCGTATCATCTTTACAGATAAGCAAGGCGCTACTGGTCGCAAAATGTCTGTTAAATCACTCTTTTTGATGAACATTGTCAACGTTGAAATGGAAACTGCAGGAGCAGGTATAGACGATAGTGAGATTACGATCACTTATTTAGAGAATGTCTTTCTAAAAGCACATAATGAGCATTTTAGTTACCACAAATTTGAATTTCCTAAGAAAACGGATATTCTTCCCCTTTACTCCTATTTACTAGAACTTGCTTATCACAATCGATTGAAAATTAATGGCTTAGACCTTTGA